From the genome of Pseudodesulfovibrio alkaliphilus, one region includes:
- a CDS encoding type II toxin-antitoxin system RelE/ParE family toxin produces MKLPQYSRSTELDSVPFWTKRAFQNLDSILGRIADDDPPTAKRIAGTIKATASRLDQYPQMGKPGAVEGTRELIFPSLPYVLVYRVSRRVEILRLLHTRQQWPQST; encoded by the coding sequence ATGAAGCTGCCGCAGTATTCAAGAAGTACGGAGCTTGACTCAGTGCCGTTTTGGACCAAACGCGCTTTTCAAAATTTGGATTCAATCCTTGGTCGGATTGCTGATGATGATCCTCCCACCGCTAAACGAATTGCCGGGACGATCAAAGCGACAGCAAGTCGGCTAGATCAATACCCACAAATGGGCAAACCCGGAGCCGTGGAAGGAACAAGAGAACTCATTTTCCCAAGCTTGCCTTATGTGCTTGTTTACCGGGTATCTCGTCGAGTGGAGATTCTTCGGCTCCTGCATACCCGCCAGCAGTGGCCTCAATCAACATAA
- a CDS encoding ribbon-helix-helix domain-containing protein translates to MPIATSFRTDPEKIEALDSLAKRTGTSRNKLINRALDDLLEHQAWFMREVMDGIAEAERGEFATEDEAAAVFKKYGA, encoded by the coding sequence ATGCCAATCGCAACGAGCTTCAGAACTGATCCGGAAAAAATTGAAGCGTTGGACTCTTTGGCTAAAAGGACCGGGACATCCCGCAACAAACTGATCAATCGCGCTCTGGACGATCTGCTTGAGCATCAAGCGTGGTTCATGCGCGAAGTCATGGATGGCATCGCCGAAGCTGAACGTGGTGAGTTCGCCACGGAGGATGAAGCTGCCGCAGTATTCAAGAAGTACGGAGCTTGA